Proteins from one Falco naumanni isolate bFalNau1 chromosome 2, bFalNau1.pat, whole genome shotgun sequence genomic window:
- the LOC121082901 gene encoding olfactory receptor 51G2-like — MEHDSHTTWELNGSFYQPSAFLMMGIPGLEALHHWISIPFCALYLIALLGNCMILFIIKKTQSLHEPMYYFLSMLSVTDLGLVLCTLPTTLGIFWFNMRRIGFDACLTQMYFIHILSFIESSVLLAMAFDRFIAISHPLRHPSILTKTTVIKIGLAIIMRGMVSLLPIPFLLKRLTFCGKTELSHSFCFHPDIMNLACADIKVNVFYGMIILLSTVGMDFIFIVLSYILIIKTVISLATKEECLKALNTCVSHICAVLVFFIPMIGLSMIHRFGKNIPPLVNSLVAYTYLIIPPALNPIIYSIKCSHIREALLRVLWRKSESEW; from the coding sequence ATGGAGCATGACTCACATACCACGTGGGAATTAAATGGCTCCTTCTATCAGCCTTCAGCTTTCCTCATGATGGGCATCCCAGGCCTGGAAGCCCTTCACCACTGGATCTCCATCCCTTTCTGTGCACTGTACCTTATTGCTCTCCTGGGAAACTGCATGATCCTCTTCATCATAAAGAAGACCCAAAGTCTTCATGAACCAATGTACTACTTCCTTTCCATGCTGTCAGTCACTGACCTGGGTTTGGTTCTATGTACGCTGCCTACTACTCTGGGCATTTTTTGGTTTAATATGCGAAGGATTGGTTTTGATGCTTGCCTCACTCAAATGTATTTCATCCACATACTGTCCTTCATTGAATCCTCTGTGCTCCTGGCAATGGCATTTGACCGATTCATTGCCATCTCCCATCCACTGAGACATCCATCCATACTGACAAAGACGACTGTCATAAAAATAGGTTTGGCAATTATAATGAGGGGTATGGTCTCCCTCCTTCCCATACCCTTCTTGCTCAAGAGACTAACCTTTTGTGGGAAGACTGagctttctcattctttttgcTTCCATCCTGATATCATGAACCTAGCATGTGCAGATATCAAAGTCAATGTCTTCTATGGTATGATTATTCTCTTATCAACGGTGGGGATGGACTTCATCTTCATTGTGCTGTCCTACATCCTGATCATTAAAACTGTTATCAGCCTTGCAACCAAGGAGGAGTGTCTCAAGGCTTTGAATACATGTGTCTCCCACATCTGTGCTGTTCTAGTGTTCTTCATCCCAATGATCGGACTGTCCATGATCCACCGCTTTGGAAAGAACATTCCTCCTCTGGTCAACAGTTTGGTGGCCTACACCTACCTTATAATTCCCCCTGCTCTCAACCCCATTATCTACAGCATAAAATGCAGCCACATCCGTGAGGCTTTGCTCAGGGTACTGTGGAGGAAGAGTGAATCTGAGTGGTAG